In Penaeus chinensis breed Huanghai No. 1 chromosome 2, ASM1920278v2, whole genome shotgun sequence, the following proteins share a genomic window:
- the LOC125031003 gene encoding transient receptor potential cation channel subfamily A member 1-like, producing the protein MVESPFRMLKMAAKGNVTEMERIFETDPDRMCVKDSKGWTPLHHAAANNQICALHFLINHGADLNAQDKQGRTPLHIAAEREALQAVDSLLDCGADSSVTDLQGDTVLHWVVNFNKVTVLQRLLTHEHKVNILQGDRRGRTALHIAAKHDYDLCAKYICGVCFVRIDMVESPKCVTVHVHFIACYHHHPKSPARNALTKVLKSSPTWGESRGCMRKKAVELCMKSGAIISTQQDDRSTPVHLACSQGANEIVKLMFTLQPDEKLKALSTLDAQGMTPLHCAAMFDHPELVAYLIEEGAEVDQVDQEHRSPLLLAASRRGWRTVDALLAHGADPTIRDSHLKNLLHVVIMNGGSISDVLSLKQARDTLSTSSITMMLNEQDSMGWSPLHYASRSGHICSLSSLLQLGASVRTKDKRNESPLHFAAKYGRYNTVRQLVESKSGFLILNECNDEGKTALHIASEEGHTRVVQLLLSKGALLHRDHHGRTPLHLAALGGHRDTIRAILTIHSHTLDQTDKEGNTALHVAVRANKPETVSQLMSLNCKFLENISSCKPIDIAIQYKLSESALALVTHDRGPTEVLGTSSKIHGCICMALIRTLPKVFESVLYQAIVKADVKEQAKDFYIKYNFYPLQLTPEQLDAEKIKQKNPKFRPEPLYACNAMVESGRVELLMHPLTQKFLEMKWQAYGKYIHLSNLFVYLVFLALVTIFAVGVLGHQSFVMSNITRVAVDNTSDFMTSGQFQLHIEDTPGWMYCMAIGITVFAVMSMLKEAFQIYYHRLKYLAEPINFVEWTMFLASICMVMPVFLGATWHNQQYNSAALAVFCSWFILLIYFQRFDRIGIYIVMFLEILNTLINVLLVFSVLIVAFGLAFYILMSHGGQLSFSNVPMSMLHTFSMMLGEVDFLTIFVYPFYHESTRGDSLLFPRTTFALLVIFMILMPILLMNLLIGLAVGDIESVRKNAQLKRIAMQVEMHTELENKLPEMIIRRVNKSELVIYPNCRKGTHLVNRILSAFNFACPFSDRKGTELEGADCQGDDYLWEELEGQRRRLRDISAVLDTQTKLLRLIMQKMEIRSEADDVDEGVNLEDIMKPSPNRKFAPPSATSRRAILYRKE; encoded by the exons ACTTGAACGCACAGGATAAGCAGGGTCGGACGCCGTTGCACATTGCAGCGGAGAGGGAAGCCTTGCAAGCGGTCGACAGTTTGCTGGATTG TGGCGCCGATTCCTCGGTAACGGATCTGCAAGGAGACACTGTTCTCCACTGGGTTGTGAACTTTAACAAG gTAACAGTCCTGCAGCGCCTCCTGACCCACGAGCACAAGGTGAATATCCTGCAAGGTGACAGGCGAGGGAGAACTGCTCTCCATATTGCTGCGAAACATGACTACGACTTGTGCGCTAAATATATA TGCGGCGTCTGTTTCGTAAGAATTGACATGGTTGAGAGCCCCAAATGTGTTACTGTGCATGTTCATTTTATCGCCT GCTACCACCACCATCCAAAATCCCCGGCCCGGAACGCCCTCACGAAGGTTCTAAAAAGTTCTCCTACGTGGGGGGAATCGCGGGGCTGCATGAGGAAAAAA GCGGTTGAGCTGTGCATGAAGAGCGGTGCAATTATTTCAACGCAACAGGATGATAGATCAACGCCAGTGCATCTTGCCTGCTCTCAGGGCGCCAACGAAATTGTGAAGCTCATGTTTACGCTGCAGCCTGATGAG AAATTAAAAGCTCTGAGCACCCTGGACGCCCAGGGCATGACGCCCCTTCACTGCGCAGCCATGTTCGACCACCCGGAGCTCGTCGCTTATCTCATAGAGGAG GGCGCGGAAGTAGACCAAGTGGACCAGGAGCACCGGTCTCCCCTCCTGCTGGCGGCGTCGCGGAGGGGGTGGCGGACCGTCGACGCCCTTCTGGCTCACGGCGCCGACCCCACCATCCGCGACTCCCACCTGAAGAACCTGCTGCACGTGGTCATCATGAACGGCGGTTCCATCAGCGACGTCCTCTCGCTCAAGCAGGCCAGAGACACGCTG AGCACGAGCAGCATCACGATGATGCTGAACGAGCAGGACTCGATGGGCTGGTCCCCCCTGCACTACGCCTCCCGCAGCGGCCACATCTGCTCCCTGTCGTCGCTCCTGCAGCTCGGGGCCAGCGTCAGGACCAAGGACAAGAGGAACGAGAGTCCTCTGCACTTCGCTGCCAA GTACGGCCGCTACAACACCGTCCGCCAACTCGTGGAGTCCAAGTCGGGCTTCCTGATCCTGAACGAGTGCAACGACGAAGGCAAAACGGCGCTTCATATCGCTAGTGAAGAAG gTCACACCCGCGTCGTGCAGTTGCTGCTGAGCAAGGGCGCCCTGCTACACCGCGACCACCACGGCAGGACGCCCCTGCACTTGGCTGCCCTCGGGGGACACAGAGACACCATCCGCGCCATCCTCACCATCCACAGCCACACGCTCGACCAGACGGATAAGGAAGGG AACACCGCCCTCCACGTGGCCGTGCGGGCCAACAAGCCGGAGACGGTCAGTCAGCTGATGAGCCTCAATTGCAAATTTCTCGAGAACATTTCCTCTTGCAAGCCGATTGACATTGCAATTCAATACAAACTCTCTGAGTCTGCTTTGGCTCTTGTTACTCACGATAGAGG CCCCACCGAAGTGCTAGGAACGTCCAGCAAGATTCACGGCTGCATTTGCATGGCCCTCATCCGGACGCTACCGAAGGTGTTCGAGTCGGTTCTGTACCAAGCCATAGTCAAGGCGGACGTCAAGGAGCAGGCAAAGGATTTCTAT ATCAAGTACAACTTCTACCCTCTGCAACTGACCCCGGAGCAACTCGACGCCGAAAAGATCAAGCAGAAGAATCCGAAGTTTCGTCCCGAGCCTTTGTACGCCTGCAAC GCGATGGTGGAGTCCGGTCGGGTGGAGCTCCTGATGCATCCGCTGACCCAGAAGTTCCTCGAGATGAAGTGGCAGGCGTATGGCAAGTACATCCACCTGTCAAACCTCTTCGTGTACCTGGTGTTCCTGGCGCTGGTGACGATCTTCGCCGTCGGGGTCCTCGGCCATCAGAGCTTTGTCATGTCGAATATCACGAGGGTCGCGGTGGACAATACGTCCGATTTCATGACGTCGGGACAGTTTCAGTTGCat ATCGAAGACACGCCTGGCTGGATGTACTGCATGGCCATCGGAATAACCGTGTTCGCCGTGATGAGTATGCTGAAGGAGGCATTCCAGATATACTACCATCGACTAAAG TACCTGGCAGAGCCGATCAACTTCGTGGAATGGACGATGTTCCTGGCGTCGATCTGTATGGTGATGCCCGTGTTCTTGGGCGCCACTTGGCACAACCAGCAGTACAACTCGGCCGCCCTTGCGGTCTTCTGCTCGTGGTTCATACTGCTCATTTACTTTCAGAG ATTTGACCGGATTGGGATATACATCGTGATGTTCCTTGAGATCCTGAACACACTCATAAATGTTCTCCTTGTGTTCTCTGTTCTTATCGTCGCCTTTGGACTTGCCTTCTATATCCTGATGTCAcat GGAGGCCAGCTCTCCTTCTCGAACGTGCCGATGTCGATGCTCCACACCTTCTCCATGATGCTCGGCGAGGTCGACTTCCTGACCATCTTCGTGTACCCCTTCTACCACGAGAGCACCCGGGGCGACAGCCTGCTCTTCCCCCGCACCACGTTCG CCCTTCTGGTGATCTTCATGATCCTGATGCCGATCCTGCTCATGAATCTCCTCATCGGTCTGGCGGTCGGCGACATCGAGAGCGTGAGGAAGAACGCGCAGCTGAAGAGGATCgccatgcag GTCGAAATGCACACGGAACTGGAGAACAAACTGCCTGAAATGATCATCCGGCGAGTGAACAAAAGTGAACTGGTGATCTACCCGAACTGCAGGAAAGGCACGCACCTGGTCAACAGGATCCTCAGCGCCTTCAACTTCGCGTGTCCTTTCAGCGACAGGAAAGGAACAG AGCTCGAGGGCGCAGACTGCCAGGGCGACGACTACCTGTGGGAGGAGCTGGAGGGGCAGAGGCGGCGGCTGCGGGACATTTCGGCGGTCCTCGACACCCAGACGAAGCTCCTGCGTCTCATCATGCAG aaaatggaaatcaGAAGTGAGGCCGATGACGTGGACGAGGGAGTGAATCTGGAGGACATCATGAAGCCATCTCCCAACCGCAAGTTCGCCCCGCCGTCGGCCACTTCCAGGCGCGCCATCTTGTACAGgaaggagtga
- the LOC125037141 gene encoding uncharacterized protein LOC125037141 — MKVLSAVLLALLAWTQSVDGQFDGIIHNIAKTTLCENVGNGCEDSFECCVSLLSSRQRKSLINRVAKCGEASGVGPLTVFGGGPSDQQKVGTMRCMSRDRLAQRVLTCVLVEQRRC, encoded by the exons ATGAAGGTCTTGTCTGCTGTGTTACTCGCGCTGCTTGCTTGGACTCAGAGCGTAGACGGCCAATTTGATGGCATAATCCACAATATTGCAA AGACCACGCTGTGTGAGAACGTGGGGAATGGATGCGAGGATAGCTTCGAGTGCTGCGTCAGCTTGCTCAGCTCACGACAAAGGAAAAGCCTCATAAATAGGGTTGCCAAATGCGGGGAAGCCAGTGGTGTCGGCCCACTTACTGTGTTTG GAGGAGGACCCTCGGACCAGCAGAAGGTTGGGACGATGAGGTGCATGAGTCGGGACCGGCTG GCACAAAGGGTCTTGACCTGTGTCTTAGTAGAGCAAAGGCGCTGCTAA